A section of the Triticum dicoccoides isolate Atlit2015 ecotype Zavitan chromosome 7A, WEW_v2.0, whole genome shotgun sequence genome encodes:
- the LOC119334646 gene encoding uncharacterized protein LOC119334646 translates to MGSVSLKLPASRRRHGGPLSCLCSPAPLNLLMLLSLLCTNLLAFFAFFAAPPRHDPAASTTPTSNLSAHVAAIALEIGGASSSSGARLPDGLPPELLLFLTPHALPLGRDARTGLTHMPASVAASCLRSPSALALLSAFMSYAPHSACPRNATLPRRLVSKGCEPLPRRRCLSRGPRAPLPASGMGLDHRRWAGPARGGHEFLADDVLRLSASKIRIGLDVAGGAANFAARMRERGVTVVTSVLDGAGKPMNEFVAARSLFPLLLSPAHRFPFYDGVFDLVHVGTAALDEAGAPAMGQAATPEALEFFMFDVDRVLRAGGLLWIDSYLCQSEEKRRVVAKLIDRFGYKKLKWVAAEKAGGAATSTYLSAVLRKPARS, encoded by the coding sequence ATGGGGTCGGTGTCCCTGAAGCTGCCGGCGTCCCGCCGCCGCCACGGCGGGCCCCTCTCCTGCCTCTGCTCCCCGGCGCCGCTCAACCTCCTCATGCTGCTCTCCCTCCTCTGCACCAACCTcctcgccttcttcgccttcttcgCCGCCCCTCCCCGCCACGACCCCGCCGCCAGCACAACCCCCACCTCCAACCTCTCCGCCCACGTCGCCGCCATCGCGCTCGAGATCGGCGgcgcgtcctcctcctccggcgcccgCCTCCCGGACGGCCTGCCCCCGGAGCTGCTCCTCTTCCTCACCCCGCACGCGCTGCCGCTCGGCCGCGACGCGCGCACGGGGCTCACCCACATGCCGGCCTCCGTCGCGGCCTCCTGCCTCCGGTCCCCGTCCGCGCTGGCGCTCCTCTCGGCCTTCATGTCCTACGCGCCCCACTCCGCCTGCCCGCGCAACGCCACCCTCCCGCGCCGCCTCGTCTCCAAGGGCTGcgagccgctgccccgccgccggtgCCTCTCCCGCGGGCCCCGCGCCCCGCTCCCGGCCTCCGGCATGGGCCTCGACCACCGCCGCTGGGCCGGCCCCGCGCGCGGCGGCCACGAGTTCCTCGCCGACGACGTGCTGCGCCTCAGCGCGTCCAAGATCCGGATCGGCCTCGACGTCGCCGGCGGCGCCGCCAACTTCGCCGCCCGGATGAGGGAGCGCGGGGTCACCGTCGTCACCTCCGTGCTCGACGGCGCCGGGAAACCGATGAACGAGTTCGTGGCGGCGAGGAGCCTGTTCCCGCTGCTGCTCTCGCCGGCGCACCGGTTCCCCTTCTACGACGGGGTGTTCGACCTGGTGCACGTGGGCACCGCGGCGCTGGACGAGGCCGGGGCGCCCGCGATGGGGCAGGCGGCGACGCCGGAGGCGCTGGAGTTCTTCATGTTCGACGTCGACCGGGTGCTGCGCGCCGGCGGGCTGCTCTGGATCGACAGCTACCTGTGCCAGAGCGAGGAGAAGAGGCGGGTGGTTGCCAAGCTCATTGACAGGTTTGGTTACAAGAAGCTCAAGTGGGTCGCCGCAGAGAAGGCCGGTGGCGCGGCGACATCAACCTACCTCTCCGCGGTGTTGCGAAAGCCGGCAAGAAGCTGA